A genome region from Cucumis sativus cultivar 9930 chromosome 4, Cucumber_9930_V3, whole genome shotgun sequence includes the following:
- the LOC101214864 gene encoding 60S ribosomal protein L10, with protein sequence MGRRPARCYRQIKNKPYPKSRFCRGVPDPKIRIYDVGMKRKGVDEFPFCVHLVSWEKENVSSEALEAARIACNKYMTKFAGKDAFHLRVRVHPFHVLRINKMLSCAGADRLQTGMRGAFGKPQGTCARVDIGQVLLSVRCKDNNGQNAQEALRRAKFKFPGRQKIIVSRKWGFTKFSRADYLKYKAENKILPDGVNAKLLGCHGPLANRQPGRAFLSQNA encoded by the coding sequence ATGGGGAGAAGACCTGCTAGGTGTTACAGGCAGATTAAAAACAAGCCATACCCGAAGTCACGATTTTGTCGGGGTGTCCCTGATCCTAAGATCAGGATCTATGATGTTGGAATGAAGAGGAAAGGAGTTGATGAATTCCCATTCTGTGTCCATCTCGTGAGttgggagaaagaaaatgtgtCCAGTGAGGCTTTGGAAGCAGCTAGGATTGCTTGCAATAAGTATATGACCAAGTTTGCTGGGAAGGATGCATTCCATTTGAGGGTTCGGGTTCACCCCTTCCATGTTCTTCGGATTAACAAGATGCTTTCATGTGCTGGAGCTGATAGGCTTCAAACTGGTATGAGAGGTGCATTTGGCAAACCACAAGGAACCTGTGCGAGGGTGGACATTGGTCAGGTTCTCCTTTCAGTTCGCTGCAAGGACAACAATGGACAGAATGCACAGGAGGCTCTCCGACGAGCTAAGTTCAAGTTTCCCGGTCGTCAGAAGATCATTGTTAGCAGGAAGTGGGGCTTCACGAAATTCAGCCGAGCTGATTATCTGAAGTACAAGGCAGAGAACAAGATTCTTCCAGATGGTGTTAACGCTAAACTTCTTGGATGCCATGGGCCTCTCGCAAACCGTCAGCCTGGAAGAGCTTTTCTATCTCAAAATGCCTAG
- the LOC101214623 gene encoding anaphase-promoting complex subunit 5 isoform X1 codes for MAGIFKSQGGFAVTPHKVSVCILLQIYAPPAQISVPFPFSSVTQHNRLGLFLLALTKSCDDILEPKLEELINQLREVGGLLDHWLIDHLTSRLSSLASPDDLFNFFSEMRGILGGPDSGVVEDDQIILDPNSNLGMFLRRCVLAFNVLSFEGVCHLLTNIGMYCKETLSSCPYGASELDDTRNDLETLPEYESMDLENLVFEKVSEEIEARKRTAQSIPFHFHVPEALSGLVEDVDVPSFPKCKSTSKAKEGYSYSNSLSNTSRDIDPSGSAFLRTNWQMQGYLDAQAEKIEKFGSLFSLNAFELVLKQLQKMAPELHRVHFLRYLNTLYHDDYFSALENVHRYFDYSAGTEGFDFIPPGSGCNSFGRYEIALLCLGMMHVHFGHPKQALEVLTEAVHVSQQQSNDTCLAYTLAAIGNLLSESGFSRTSGILGSSYSPLLSMGISLSVQQQLFVLLTESLRRAESLKLKRLVASNHLAMAKFHLMHVQRPLLSFGPRASAKLRTSPISVCKELRLSTHLICQYGTESSTKTTDGSFSTAWLTNLQKPAGSHVLCRDNESGNNSSELPFFAQPTSIPGSVLQLLGSSYLLRATAFEIYGSAPLARINAILYATCFADTSSSSDASLAYVKLIQHLAIFKGYKEAFSALKIAEERFLSLSKSRILLLKLQLVHEHALHRGCLKLAQQACNELGVLASSVTSVDLDLKTEASFRHARTLLAANQFSEAARVAHSLFCLCYKYNLQVQNASVLLLLAEIHKKSGNAVVGLPYALASLSFCQSFNLDLLKASATLTIAELWLSLGPSHSKRALNLLHGAFPMILGHGGLELRARAFIVEAKCYLSSPTFSVSEDPEVVLDPLKQASEELQLLEYHEMAAEAFYLMAMVYNKLGRLEEREEAADSFKKHIVALENHEEGESSLLNIS; via the exons ATGGCTGGGATTTTCAAATCGCAAGGAGGATTTGCGGTTACGCCGCACAAAGTTTCTGTCTGCATACTGCTTCAGATTTATGCACCGCCAGCTCAAATCTCAGTAccctttcctttctcttcagTGACTCAGCATAATCGTCTTGGTCTGTTCTTGTTGGCTCTCACTAAG TCGTGTGACGATATTTTGGAACCCAAACTTGAAGAGCTCATAAATCAATTGAGGGAAGTTGGTGGGTTACTAGATCACTGGTTGATTGATCACTTAACAAGTAGGCTGTCATCTTTAGCTTCCCCCGACGATCTGTTTAACTTCTTCAGTGAGATGCGAG GAATCCTTGGAGGTCCAGATTCAGGTGTTGTGGAAGATGACCAGATTATTTTGGACCCCAACAGCAACTTAGGAATGTTCCTTCGTCGCTGTGTTCTTGCTTTCAATGTATTATCATTTGAG GGTGTTTGCCATCTTCTTACAAATATCGGAATGTATTGCAAAGAAACTCTTTCAAGTTGTCCTTATGGAGCATCTGAATTAGATGATACCAGGAATGATTTGGAGACATTGCCAGAATATGAAAGTATGGACCTGGAGAATcttgtttttgaaaaggttaGTGAAGAAATTGAAGCAAGAAAAAGGACCGCTCAGAGCAtcccttttcattttcatgtgCCCGAAGCACTTTCTGGATTGGTTGAAG ATGTTGATGTTCCATCATTCCCAAAGTGCAAAAGTACTAGTAAAGCTAAAGAAGGTTATTCCTACTCCAACTCTCTTTCCAATACCTCGAGAGATATTGATCCCAGTGGTAGCGCATTCCTGAGGACAAATTGGCAGATGCAAGGTTACTTAGATGCACAAGCTGAAAAAATTGAGAA GTTTGGAAGCTTATTTTCTCTCAATGCTTTTGAATTGGTCCTCAAACAGCTCCAAAAAATGGCACCGGAACTTCATCGA GTTCACTTCCTGCGTTATTTGAACACCCTTTATCATGATGATTATTTTTCTGCTTTAGAAAATGTCCACCGGTATTTTGACTATAG TGCAGGGACTGAAGGATTTGATTTCATCCCTCCTGGATCTGGCTGCAACAGCTTTGGAAGATATGAAATTGCTTTATTATGTTTAGGGATGATGCACGTTCACTTTGGTCATCCAAAACAAGCTTTAGAG GTTTTGACTGAAGCAGTCCATGTATCGCAACAG CAAAGCAACGATACTTGCCTCGCATATACCTTAGCAGCTATAGGGAACTTATTATCTGAAAGTGGTTTCTCACGCACTAGTGGTATACTTGGGTCATCCTATTCACCTTTATTGAGCATGGGAATTTCACTATCTGTCCAGCAACAATTGTTTGTGCTTTTGACGGAATCACTAAGAAGAGCAGAAAGTTTAAAGCTGAAACGATTAGTAGCCTCCAACCATCTTGCTATGGCTAAGTTTCATTTGATG CATGTGCAAAGACCTCTTCTATCATTTGGTCCGAGAGCTTCTGCAAAGCTTAGAACTTCTCCAATAAGTGTCTGTAAG GAGCTAAGGTTGAGTACTCATTTAATTTGTCAATACGGCACTGAAAGTTCTACAAAGACAACAGATGGATCCTTCAGTACTGCATGGCTTACGAATTTACAAAAGCCTGCAGGTTCACATGTATTGTGCAGAGACAATGAATCAGGGAATAACTCCAgtgaattaccattttttgCACAACCCACCTCAATTCCTGGATCTGTCTTACAGTTATTAGGCTCTTCGTACTTATTACGAGCAACTGCATTTGAGATATATGGCAG TGCTCCTCTTGCACGAATAAATGCCATTCTTTATGCAACTTGTTTTGCAGACACATCAAG TTCATCTGATGCATCATTAGCGTACGTGAAACTCATACAACATTTGGCAATTTTTAAAGGATATAAAG aGGCTTTTTCTGCACTTAAAATAGCAGAGGAGAGGTTTTTATCCCTCTCGAAGTCAAGGATTTTACTACTAAAGTTACAGCTCGTTCACGAGCATGCTCTACACAG AGGTTGTTTGAAGCTTGCCCAGCAGGCTTGTAATGAACTTGGAGTTTTGGCCTCATCTGTTACTAGTGTGGATTTGGATCTGAAGACAGAGGCTAGTTTTCGTCATGCTCGGACGCTGCTTGCAGCAAACCAGTTCAGCGAG GCAGCACGTGTAGCACACTCTCTTTTCTGTTTgtgttataaatataatctaCAGGTCCAGAATGCTTCGGTTCTTCTTCTGCTGGCTGAAATACACAAG AAATCGGGAAATGCTGTTGTAGGTCTTCCTTATGCTTTGGCAAGCCTTTCCTTTTGCCAGTCATTTAACCTTGATCTCCTAAAAGCATCAGCCACTCTGACAATTGCTGAGTTATGGCTCTCCCTTGGACCTAGCCATTCAAAAAGGGCTTTGAATCTTTTACATGGAGCATTCCCGATGATTCTTGGTCATGGAGGTTTGGAGCTCCGAGCTCGTGCTTTTATAGTGGAAGCAAAATGCTACCTCAGTAGTCCAACCTTTTCAG TTTCTGAAGATCCGGAGGTCGTGCTGGATCCTCTGAAGCAAGCGTCAGAAGAGCTTCAGTTATTGGAG TATCATGAAATGGCAGCTGAAGCTTTCTATTTGATGGCAATGGTATACAACAAATTGGGGAGGCTTGAGGAAAGGGAAGAAGCAGCAGATTCTTTCAAGAAACATATTGTGGCCCTCGAGAATCATGAGGAAGGAGAAAGTTCTTTGCTCAATATATCATGA
- the LOC101214623 gene encoding anaphase-promoting complex subunit 5 isoform X2, with translation MRGILGGPDSGVVEDDQIILDPNSNLGMFLRRCVLAFNVLSFEGVCHLLTNIGMYCKETLSSCPYGASELDDTRNDLETLPEYESMDLENLVFEKVSEEIEARKRTAQSIPFHFHVPEALSGLVEDVDVPSFPKCKSTSKAKEGYSYSNSLSNTSRDIDPSGSAFLRTNWQMQGYLDAQAEKIEKFGSLFSLNAFELVLKQLQKMAPELHRVHFLRYLNTLYHDDYFSALENVHRYFDYSAGTEGFDFIPPGSGCNSFGRYEIALLCLGMMHVHFGHPKQALEVLTEAVHVSQQQSNDTCLAYTLAAIGNLLSESGFSRTSGILGSSYSPLLSMGISLSVQQQLFVLLTESLRRAESLKLKRLVASNHLAMAKFHLMHVQRPLLSFGPRASAKLRTSPISVCKELRLSTHLICQYGTESSTKTTDGSFSTAWLTNLQKPAGSHVLCRDNESGNNSSELPFFAQPTSIPGSVLQLLGSSYLLRATAFEIYGSAPLARINAILYATCFADTSSSSDASLAYVKLIQHLAIFKGYKEAFSALKIAEERFLSLSKSRILLLKLQLVHEHALHRGCLKLAQQACNELGVLASSVTSVDLDLKTEASFRHARTLLAANQFSEAARVAHSLFCLCYKYNLQVQNASVLLLLAEIHKKSGNAVVGLPYALASLSFCQSFNLDLLKASATLTIAELWLSLGPSHSKRALNLLHGAFPMILGHGGLELRARAFIVEAKCYLSSPTFSVSEDPEVVLDPLKQASEELQLLEYHEMAAEAFYLMAMVYNKLGRLEEREEAADSFKKHIVALENHEEGESSLLNIS, from the exons ATGCGAG GAATCCTTGGAGGTCCAGATTCAGGTGTTGTGGAAGATGACCAGATTATTTTGGACCCCAACAGCAACTTAGGAATGTTCCTTCGTCGCTGTGTTCTTGCTTTCAATGTATTATCATTTGAG GGTGTTTGCCATCTTCTTACAAATATCGGAATGTATTGCAAAGAAACTCTTTCAAGTTGTCCTTATGGAGCATCTGAATTAGATGATACCAGGAATGATTTGGAGACATTGCCAGAATATGAAAGTATGGACCTGGAGAATcttgtttttgaaaaggttaGTGAAGAAATTGAAGCAAGAAAAAGGACCGCTCAGAGCAtcccttttcattttcatgtgCCCGAAGCACTTTCTGGATTGGTTGAAG ATGTTGATGTTCCATCATTCCCAAAGTGCAAAAGTACTAGTAAAGCTAAAGAAGGTTATTCCTACTCCAACTCTCTTTCCAATACCTCGAGAGATATTGATCCCAGTGGTAGCGCATTCCTGAGGACAAATTGGCAGATGCAAGGTTACTTAGATGCACAAGCTGAAAAAATTGAGAA GTTTGGAAGCTTATTTTCTCTCAATGCTTTTGAATTGGTCCTCAAACAGCTCCAAAAAATGGCACCGGAACTTCATCGA GTTCACTTCCTGCGTTATTTGAACACCCTTTATCATGATGATTATTTTTCTGCTTTAGAAAATGTCCACCGGTATTTTGACTATAG TGCAGGGACTGAAGGATTTGATTTCATCCCTCCTGGATCTGGCTGCAACAGCTTTGGAAGATATGAAATTGCTTTATTATGTTTAGGGATGATGCACGTTCACTTTGGTCATCCAAAACAAGCTTTAGAG GTTTTGACTGAAGCAGTCCATGTATCGCAACAG CAAAGCAACGATACTTGCCTCGCATATACCTTAGCAGCTATAGGGAACTTATTATCTGAAAGTGGTTTCTCACGCACTAGTGGTATACTTGGGTCATCCTATTCACCTTTATTGAGCATGGGAATTTCACTATCTGTCCAGCAACAATTGTTTGTGCTTTTGACGGAATCACTAAGAAGAGCAGAAAGTTTAAAGCTGAAACGATTAGTAGCCTCCAACCATCTTGCTATGGCTAAGTTTCATTTGATG CATGTGCAAAGACCTCTTCTATCATTTGGTCCGAGAGCTTCTGCAAAGCTTAGAACTTCTCCAATAAGTGTCTGTAAG GAGCTAAGGTTGAGTACTCATTTAATTTGTCAATACGGCACTGAAAGTTCTACAAAGACAACAGATGGATCCTTCAGTACTGCATGGCTTACGAATTTACAAAAGCCTGCAGGTTCACATGTATTGTGCAGAGACAATGAATCAGGGAATAACTCCAgtgaattaccattttttgCACAACCCACCTCAATTCCTGGATCTGTCTTACAGTTATTAGGCTCTTCGTACTTATTACGAGCAACTGCATTTGAGATATATGGCAG TGCTCCTCTTGCACGAATAAATGCCATTCTTTATGCAACTTGTTTTGCAGACACATCAAG TTCATCTGATGCATCATTAGCGTACGTGAAACTCATACAACATTTGGCAATTTTTAAAGGATATAAAG aGGCTTTTTCTGCACTTAAAATAGCAGAGGAGAGGTTTTTATCCCTCTCGAAGTCAAGGATTTTACTACTAAAGTTACAGCTCGTTCACGAGCATGCTCTACACAG AGGTTGTTTGAAGCTTGCCCAGCAGGCTTGTAATGAACTTGGAGTTTTGGCCTCATCTGTTACTAGTGTGGATTTGGATCTGAAGACAGAGGCTAGTTTTCGTCATGCTCGGACGCTGCTTGCAGCAAACCAGTTCAGCGAG GCAGCACGTGTAGCACACTCTCTTTTCTGTTTgtgttataaatataatctaCAGGTCCAGAATGCTTCGGTTCTTCTTCTGCTGGCTGAAATACACAAG AAATCGGGAAATGCTGTTGTAGGTCTTCCTTATGCTTTGGCAAGCCTTTCCTTTTGCCAGTCATTTAACCTTGATCTCCTAAAAGCATCAGCCACTCTGACAATTGCTGAGTTATGGCTCTCCCTTGGACCTAGCCATTCAAAAAGGGCTTTGAATCTTTTACATGGAGCATTCCCGATGATTCTTGGTCATGGAGGTTTGGAGCTCCGAGCTCGTGCTTTTATAGTGGAAGCAAAATGCTACCTCAGTAGTCCAACCTTTTCAG TTTCTGAAGATCCGGAGGTCGTGCTGGATCCTCTGAAGCAAGCGTCAGAAGAGCTTCAGTTATTGGAG TATCATGAAATGGCAGCTGAAGCTTTCTATTTGATGGCAATGGTATACAACAAATTGGGGAGGCTTGAGGAAAGGGAAGAAGCAGCAGATTCTTTCAAGAAACATATTGTGGCCCTCGAGAATCATGAGGAAGGAGAAAGTTCTTTGCTCAATATATCATGA